Part of the Desulfolutivibrio sulfoxidireducens genome is shown below.
GAAACGAAAAGGAAAAAACGTCCGGGGCCGGCGCGTCCGTGAAGATATTTCGGCGCGGGGGTGTCGGCTTCGTCGGGGGGCGCGGCCCCGGACAGCCCCAGGGAAAAAAGCCCTGGGGCGGGGAAGGCCATCCTGCGGCAGCGCGCCCCGCTTATGACCCGCGCCAACACAGGGAGCAGGCAGCGGAAAAAATCGGCCTCCATGAAGTGTCCCGGGGACCGCCCGGGCTATTCCCCGCGCAGGTTTTCCTCGTCTTCCTGCTTGCTTTTGCACTTGATGCACAGCGTGGTCACGGGGCGGGCCTTGAGCCGGGCCACGCTGATGTCCTCCCCGCATTCCACGCATTCGCCGTAGGTGCCGTCCTCGATGCGTTCCAGGGCCTCCTTGATCTTTTTGATGAGCTTGCGCTCCCGGTCCCGAAGCCGAAGGGTGAAGGCCCGATCGGACTCGGCTGTGGCCCGGTCGGCCGGATCGGCGTAGACCTCCACGGTGTCGGTCATGTCCTCAATGGTCTCCTCGCCCTTCTTGAGGATGTCCTGAAGCATGTTGGTCAAGAGATCTCGAAAAAATTCCACGTCTTTTGGGTCCATGCGTCCCTCCTGGCGCGTAAGCCACGTCAGCTCGGCGGCTTGAAAAGAGATTTCCTTTATCTCAAAGCCGCACCGACGTAAAGCGGCTCCCGAGGATGACGCGGCCGTGGACCGGCTATTTTGCGGGAAGGCCCCGGGAGCGGGCCGCACGGCCAGGACCGCTTGCCCTTTTTACAAGGGAATCGTAGTGGTTTCCGCATGATGGGACCTGGGCAACATGATCCGAAACAGGCCGGAACCGCGATGTTCGACCGAAACGCCACCCAAGCGGCCATCATCGCCGCTCTTCGGGACCAGGCCAGGGCCCGGCCCGACGAACCCGTGCGCCGCGCGGTCGCGGGCCGGATTCTGGTGGCTGTGGCCGGCTCCCGCGTGGGGCTTTGCGCCAATGTGGCCGGATCGGTTTTCGATCCTCCGGCCGGGGCCAGCCTGCGCGGCCTCCTCGGCGGCCTGGACCTGATCGGCCTGGATCATGGGCCGGCCTGCCTGGCCGTGGCCGCCGCGAGCGCGCTGCTGCCGCCTCCGGACGTCTCCGTCCGCAAGGCCCAGGATCTCGTTTGGGCCCATGGGGCCGGAAAACACGTGGCCGTGGTGGGACATTTCCCGTTTGTGGAGAAGATGGGCGCGGACTTCGCCTCGTTTTCGGTGCTGGAGCTTTCGCCCCGGCCCGGAGACCTCCCGGCTTGCGAGGCGGCCCGGGTCCTGCCCTCGGCCCGGGTCGTGGCCGTGACCGCCTCGGCCCTGGCCAACGGCACGCTGGGAGGCCTGCTCGAGATGTGCGCCCCGGACGCCTTCGTGCTGCTGGTGGGACCCAGCGCGCCGTTTGCCTCCTGTCTGTTCGACTTCGGCATCGACGTGATTGCCGGCAGCCTGGTCCGTGACGCCGGGGCCGTCCTGGACGGGGTGGCCGCGGGCCTTCACTGGCGGGCGCTTTCCGGGGTCACGGCCGTCTGCGTGGCCCGTGACGATCACGTGAAAAAAATCCGTTGACGGGGGGGGCGATTCCGGATAGACACCGTTCCTCGCTTGGCGGCCGCCGAGAGATGCCCGGCCAGAACGCTGACGGGAAAGACCCGAAGGCTGTTGACAACGAGTCCGGGCGGACGTAAGAAACCGGGTCTTTGAAGACGAGGCGGCATAGCCAAGTGGTAAGGCAGAGGTCTGCAAAACCTCCATTCTCCGGTTCAAATCCGGATGCCGCCTCCACAACTCCCGGGCGGGAGTAACTCAGTGGTAGAGTGCAACCTTGCCAAGGTTGAAGTCGCGGGTTCAAATCCCGTCTCCCGCTCCAATTGACAGTGCCAAGGGCCGGTCACCACGCCGGCCTTTTTTTTATCCGCGGCCCGGCGCGCCTCGCGTCGGGCGACCACCTCAAGCCCCCGGACGTTTGCGTGCCAAACAACGACTCCCCACTCCCCATGGCGCAGACCGCCTCCCTCGACGA
Proteins encoded:
- the dksA gene encoding RNA polymerase-binding protein DksA; its protein translation is MDPKDVEFFRDLLTNMLQDILKKGEETIEDMTDTVEVYADPADRATAESDRAFTLRLRDRERKLIKKIKEALERIEDGTYGECVECGEDISVARLKARPVTTLCIKCKSKQEDEENLRGE
- a CDS encoding Rossmann-like domain-containing protein, producing the protein MFDRNATQAAIIAALRDQARARPDEPVRRAVAGRILVAVAGSRVGLCANVAGSVFDPPAGASLRGLLGGLDLIGLDHGPACLAVAAASALLPPPDVSVRKAQDLVWAHGAGKHVAVVGHFPFVEKMGADFASFSVLELSPRPGDLPACEAARVLPSARVVAVTASALANGTLGGLLEMCAPDAFVLLVGPSAPFASCLFDFGIDVIAGSLVRDAGAVLDGVAAGLHWRALSGVTAVCVARDDHVKKIR